A window of the Lepus europaeus isolate LE1 chromosome 5, mLepTim1.pri, whole genome shotgun sequence genome harbors these coding sequences:
- the RIIAD1 gene encoding RIIa domain-containing protein 1 isoform X1 yields MATLPSGLLGPEPGLLSPEQLEKLRVFKIETRIANEKYLRAHKEVEFLISGFLSIRKTSLLYSVPLRDCSTLTYAFPLSLELRTRVCPGIQGPA; encoded by the exons ATGGCGACGCTGCCGAGCGGGCTGCTGGGGCCCGAGCCCGGGCTGCTGAGCCCGGAGCAGCTGGAGAAGTTGCGAGTCTTCAAG ATTGAGACTCGGATTGCCAACGAGAAGTACCTGAGGGCCCACAAAGAAGTGGAGTTTCTCATCAGTGGTTTCTTAAG TATCCGGAAGACCTCACTCCTGTACAGTGTCCCACTGCGCGACTGCAGCACATTGACGTACGCATTCCCGCTGTCTTTGGAGCTGAGGACACGCGTCTGCCCCGGCATTCAAGGCCCTGCCTAA
- the RIIAD1 gene encoding RIIa domain-containing protein 1 isoform X3 yields MATLPSGLLGPEPGLLSPEQLEKLRVFKIETRIANEKYLRAHKEVEFLISGFLRRRLVSGPGCCWTPSDPFPFLP; encoded by the exons ATGGCGACGCTGCCGAGCGGGCTGCTGGGGCCCGAGCCCGGGCTGCTGAGCCCGGAGCAGCTGGAGAAGTTGCGAGTCTTCAAG ATTGAGACTCGGATTGCCAACGAGAAGTACCTGAGGGCCCACAAAGAAGTGGAGTTTCTCATCAGTGGTTTCTTAAG GAGGAGGCTGGTGTCtgggcctggctgctgctggaCACCGTCGgaccccttccccttccttccttga